The sequence below is a genomic window from Streptomyces sp. NBC_00289.
CTGATCGCGGCGGGCCTGGACGGCCTGGAAGCCGTGGTGACCCACACCGCGACCGGCAAGGGCATGACACCGAAGTGGGTGTTCGGGACCCGCGGCTGGAGTCAGCAGGACTGGGACGCGGCGACCGGACGGCTGCGCGAGCGCGGGCTGCTCGACGGGCAGGGCGAGCTCACGGAGCGGGGTGTCGCGCTGCGCGAGGAGGTCGAGCACCGCACGGACCTGCTGGACCGGGCGCCGTACGAGCACCTGGGGGCGGCGGGCGTGGCCCGGCTGACGGAGCTCGCCAGGGTGTTCGCGGGCGCCGCGCTCGCCGCCGGCGCCTTCCCCGCGGACCTGGTCGGCAAGCGCTGACCGGCTGATTCACCGTGCCGATGCATGGCGCGCCGTCGCCGAGGTACCCGTGAGTCTCCCGGCCGTGGTGGCCGGGAGAGGAAAGGGGAAGTTCGTGTTCCGTGCCATTGCTGACGTCTTCCGGCAGATCGGCGGCGCCGTCGCCACCGTCGTGACCCTGCCCTTCAGGGCCCTGGCCCGCCTGTTCGGCGGCGCCTCGGGCTCCGCCCGGGGACGCCGGGCCTGATTCCGCCTTCACGCCCCGCCGGGGCGGCGCCCTGATCCCCGGCTGTCGGTGTCACCTGCCACAATTGCCGCGCAACCTCTGTGAGAAGGCGGTACGGGCGTGACGACACCCCTCGTAGGGTCCATCGAAGGCAGGATCGCCGCGGAACTCGGCGTACGCGAGCGGCAGGTCAGGGCTGCCGTGGAACTGCTCGACGGCGGGTCGACGGTGCCCTTCATCGCCCGCTACCGCAAGGAAGCCACCGAACTGCTCGACGACGCGCAGCTGCGCACGCTCGAGGAGCGGCTGCGCTACCTGCGGGAGCTGGAGGACCGGCGCACGTCGATCCTCGACTCGGTGCGTGAGCAGGGCAAGCTCACCGAGGAGCTGGAGGGACGGATCCGGGCCGCCGAGACCAAGGCGCGGCTCGAGGACATCTATCTGCCCTACAAGCCGAAGCGGCGTACGAAGGCACAGATCGCGCGGGAGGCGGGGCTGGAGCCGCTGGCCGAGGGACTGCTCACCGACGCCTCGGTCGAGCCGCTCGCCGCGGCCGCCGCGTTCGTGGACGCGGACAAGGGGGTCGCGGACCCGCAGGCCGCGCTGGACGGCGCCCGGGCGATCCTCACCGAGCGGTTCTCGGAGGACGCCGACCTGATCGGCGAGCTGCGTGAGCGGATGTGGGTGCGGGGGCGGCTGGCCGCCAAGGTGCGGGAGGGCAAGGAGGAGGCGGGCGCCAAGTTCGCCGACTACTTCGACTTCGCCGAGCCGTTCACCGAGCTGCCCTCGCACCGCGTTCTCGCCATGCTGCGCGGCGAGAAGGAGGAGGCCCTCGACCTCGTCCTGGAGCCCGAGGAGCCGACCGAGGGGCCGTCCTCGTACGAGGGGATCGTGGCGCAGCGGTTCGGCATCGCCGAGCGTGGCCGCCCCGCCGACAAGTGGCTCAAGGACACGGTCCGCTGGGCCTGGCGCACCCGCATCCTGGTGCACCTGGGCATCGACCTGCGGCTGCGGCTGCGCACGAAGGCGGAGGACGAGGCGG
It includes:
- a CDS encoding LPFR motif small protein, which encodes MFRAIADVFRQIGGAVATVVTLPFRALARLFGGASGSARGRRA